The DNA region AGCGCGGTCGATTTGCCGGTGCGTTCGAGTTCATCGAGCGCCGTGCCGAGGATCATCGCGCCGGTCGCGCCGAGCGGATGGCCCATGGCGATGGCGCCGCCGTTGACGTTGAGCTTCGTGTTGTCGATGTCGAAGGCCTGCATGAAGCGCAGCACGACGGACGCGAAAGCCTCGTTGATCTCGATGAGATCGATGTCGGACAGATTCATGCCGGCTTTCTTGAGCACCTTCTCGGTCACCTCGACCGGTCCGGTGAGCATGATCGCCGGCTCCGAGCCGATATTGGCGAAGGCCTTGATGCGGGCGCGCGGCTTGAGGCCCGCGCGCGCGCCGGCTTCCTTGCTGCCGATCAAGACCGCGGCGGCGCCGTCGACGATGCCGGAGGAGTTGCCGGCGTGGTGCACGTGATTGATCGCCTCGACTTCCGGATAGGCCTGGATGGCGACGGCATCGAAGCCGCCCATCTCGCCCATCTGCACGAACGACGGCTGCAGCGCGGCGAGCGACTGCATCGTCGTGGTCGGCCGCATGTGCTCGTCCTTGTCGAGAATGGTCAGGCCGTTGACGTCCTTGATCGTCAGCACCGAGTTCTTGAAGCGGCCTTCTTCCCAGGCTTTCGCCGCGCGCTTCTGGCTCTCCACCGCGTAAGCGTCGACCTCGTCGCGCGAGAATCCGTATTTCGTTGCGATCAGATCGGCGGAGATGCCCTGCGGCATGAAATAGTGCTCGACCGCGATGGTCGGATCGACCGGCCAAGCGCCGCCCGAGGCGCCGATGCCGACGCGGCTCATGGACTCGACGCCGCCGCCGATGGTCATGTCGTGCTGGCCGGACATCACCTCGGCCGCGGCGAAATTCACCGCGTCGAGACCGGAGGCGCAGAAGCGGTTGATCTGCACGCCCGGCACATGGTTGCCGAAGCCGGCCACCAGCGCCGAGGCACGGGCGATGTCGCCGCCGGCCTCACCGACCGGATCGACGCAGCCCAACACCACGTCGTCGACCAGCTTGGTGTCGAGATTGTTGCGATCGCGCACGGCGGCGAGCGTCTGCGCGGCGAGGTTGAGCGCCGTCACCTCGTGCAGCGAGCCGTCTTGCTTGCCGCGGCCGCGGGGCGAGCGGACGTGGTCGAAAATGAATGCGTCGGGCATGGAGCCTCCGTGTTTTCTCCGCTGTCGTCCCCGCGAAGGCGGAGACCCATACGCCGCAGCCTATCGAGACGCTGCGGAGTATGGGTCCCGGGTCTCGCGCTATGCGCTCGCCCGGGACGACGGAAACTTACAAACTTCTCGCGATCAATAGCTTCATGATCTCGTTCGTTCCCGCATAGATACGCAGCACCCGGGCATCGCGGTAGAGGCGGGAGATAGGATATTCGTCCATGAACCCGTAGCCGCCGAACAGCTGCAGGCAACGGTCGATCACCCGCGCCTGGATATCGGTGAGCCGGTACTTGGCCATGGAGGCAGTCACGGTGTCGAGTTCGCCTTTGACGTGGCGGCCGATGCAGTGATCGAGGAATACCTTGGCCATTGTGACATCGGTTTTACACTCGGCCAGTTCGAACTGCGTATTTTGGAACTCGATGATCTTTTTACCGAAGGCGGCGCGCTGCTTCACGTAGTCGACAGTGAGCGCCAGCGCCCGTTCCATCATCGCGACCGCGTGCAGCGCGACGATCAGACGCTCCTGCGGCAGTTCCTGCATGAGCTGGTAGAAGCCCTGCCCCTCCTCGGTGCCGAGCAGGTTTTCCGCCGGCAGCCGCACGTCCTCGAAAAATAATTCGGACGTGTCGGCCGAATCCATGCCGAGCTTCTTGAGCTTGCGGCCGCGGCGGAAGCCGGGCGCGTCATCGGTCTCGACCACCAGCAGCGACACGCCCTTGGCCCCGGCTTTCGCATCGGTCTTGGCGACGACGATGACCAGGTTGGCGTGCTGGCCGTTGGTGATGAAGGTCTTGGAGCCGCTCAGCACATAGCCGTTGCCGGACTTCTCGGCCTTGGTGCGCACGCCCTGCAGGTCGGAGCCGGTGCCGGGCTCGGTCATGGCAATGGCGCCGACGAGTTCGCCGGTTGCCAGCTTGGGCAGCCAGCGCTGCTTCTGCTCCTCGGTACCGTAGTGCAGGATGTAGGGCGCAACGATGCCCGAATGCAGCGGCGCGCCGAAACTATCGAAGCCGGCCAGCGAATACGCGCGATTGATGATGGCCTCGTGCGCGAAGGTGCCGCCGGCGCCGCCGTATTCCTCCGGCATCGAAGCACAGAGGAGACCCGCCTGCCCGGCCTTGGTCCAAACCTCGCGCTCGTACATGCCCTGCTCGTGCCAGCGGTCGACATGCGGGGCGAATTCGTCGTCGATGAAGCGCCGCGCCTGCTCTTCCAGCAGCACGAGATCTTCGGTCATCCAATCGGGACGAGGCAGATTGAGAACGTCCATGGGTCCGGCGGGTCCAGGAGACTCAGGAAGGTCCGCTCACAATAGAGGGCGCGGACCGCGAGCGCGAGGCCCTCCTACTCCTCCTTAAGGGGGCGAAAAACGCGATTCCGCCCGCCCCTCCCCGGCCGGCGTCATTGCGCGAGATATGCGTCGTTGATCTTCTGCCAGGTGCCGTCGGCGCGGATCGCGGCGATGCCGCCATTCAGCTTGTCGACCAGATCGGCGCGCCTGCCCTTCGGCACGGCCACGGCCAACGGCAACTCCCAAAACAACGTCTTCGGCTCGGTCACCTTGCCGGGCACCACCATGCGGGCGATGCGCGCGCCGGCCTGGAAATTCAGGGCCGCTGCATCCGCCTGACCGCTCACGAGCTGATTGAGGCTCTCGTCGTAGTTGGCGGTGACAAGAAGCTTCACATCCGGATAGCGCTTGGCGATGTATTCGGCGAGCGGTCCGGTCTTCGGCGTCGTAACTGTCTTGCCGGTGAGCGCGGCGAAATCGGGCGTCGGCGCGCCGGAGCGAACGAACAGCGCCCCGCCCGTCACGACGAGCGGCGCCGAGAAGTCGAACAGCTTCACACGCTCCGGATTGATCGCCAGCGGGAAGATCGCATCGGCGCGGCCGTCCTCGAGCGTCTTCTGCACCTCGACGAAGGGCACCGGCACGAGAACGAGTTCAAGCCCTGCCTGCGTAGCCGCCGCTTTGAGAACGTCGACGGCAAGACCCGCCGAGTGGCCGTCCACCACTTCGGCGAAAGGCGGAAACCGTTGATCGTGCGCAACGCGGACGGTCTCCGCGGCCGCAACAGATGCCGCACCGAGTGGGCTCCGCGTGAACGAAAGTGCCGCCAACAAGGCCACAGCCAAAAGTTTGATCGCTTGCTTCACTTGCATCCCCCCCAAATTGCCGTGCGAGGTTAGCAAGGGCACATGCCGGCCACTATGGCGCGTCGCGCGAGCCCGCGTTGGCGCGCATCCGCGCGTGCCGCGACGGCGCGAGCCGGCCTCCCCACGGGGGAGGCCGGTGCATTGAGGGCAAAGCTGCTATTTCGCCTTCGCGGGGTCCTTCACCGCGTCGATCTTGTCGAACTCGACGTTCTGGTTCGTGCCGCCGACCTTCTCGACGCGGCGGATATAGACCGTCTGCACGATGTCACGCGTTTCGGGATCGATGGAGATCGGCCCGCGCGGGCTCTCCCACTTCATGCCCTTGGCCGCGGCGATGAGACTGTCGCCATCGGCCTTGCCGCCGGTCTTCTTCAGCGCCTCGTAGATCAGATGCATGCCGTCCCAGCCGCCGATGGAGAACACATCGGGGTTGCGCTTGAACTCGGCGTTATAGGCCTTCACGAAGTCCTGGTTCATCTTCGACTTGTGTTCCCAGCCATAGTGAAACACGGTGCGGATGCCCACGGCCGCATCGCCCATGCTCTTGAGCGCGTTGTCGTCCATGGTGATCTCGCCCTGGCCGAGGATCTTGTTGCCCGGGAAGCCGCGCTCCTGCATCGCCTTGGTGATGGCGATCGGCTGCGCGCCGCCCGGGATAAAGATGAAGATGGCGTCGGGGTTGATGTCCTTGGCACGCTGCACGAAGGCGGAGAAGTCGGGATTGGCGACCG from Pseudolabrys taiwanensis includes:
- a CDS encoding acetyl-CoA C-acetyltransferase, with the protein product MPDAFIFDHVRSPRGRGKQDGSLHEVTALNLAAQTLAAVRDRNNLDTKLVDDVVLGCVDPVGEAGGDIARASALVAGFGNHVPGVQINRFCASGLDAVNFAAAEVMSGQHDMTIGGGVESMSRVGIGASGGAWPVDPTIAVEHYFMPQGISADLIATKYGFSRDEVDAYAVESQKRAAKAWEEGRFKNSVLTIKDVNGLTILDKDEHMRPTTTMQSLAALQPSFVQMGEMGGFDAVAIQAYPEVEAINHVHHAGNSSGIVDGAAAVLIGSKEAGARAGLKPRARIKAFANIGSEPAIMLTGPVEVTEKVLKKAGMNLSDIDLIEINEAFASVVLRFMQAFDIDNTKLNVNGGAIAMGHPLGATGAMILGTALDELERTGKSTALITLCIGAGMGTATIIERV
- a CDS encoding acyl-CoA dehydrogenase family protein, encoding MDVLNLPRPDWMTEDLVLLEEQARRFIDDEFAPHVDRWHEQGMYEREVWTKAGQAGLLCASMPEEYGGAGGTFAHEAIINRAYSLAGFDSFGAPLHSGIVAPYILHYGTEEQKQRWLPKLATGELVGAIAMTEPGTGSDLQGVRTKAEKSGNGYVLSGSKTFITNGQHANLVIVVAKTDAKAGAKGVSLLVVETDDAPGFRRGRKLKKLGMDSADTSELFFEDVRLPAENLLGTEEGQGFYQLMQELPQERLIVALHAVAMMERALALTVDYVKQRAAFGKKIIEFQNTQFELAECKTDVTMAKVFLDHCIGRHVKGELDTVTASMAKYRLTDIQARVIDRCLQLFGGYGFMDEYPISRLYRDARVLRIYAGTNEIMKLLIARSL
- a CDS encoding substrate-binding periplasmic protein encodes the protein MKQAIKLLAVALLAALSFTRSPLGAASVAAAETVRVAHDQRFPPFAEVVDGHSAGLAVDVLKAAATQAGLELVLVPVPFVEVQKTLEDGRADAIFPLAINPERVKLFDFSAPLVVTGGALFVRSGAPTPDFAALTGKTVTTPKTGPLAEYIAKRYPDVKLLVTANYDESLNQLVSGQADAAALNFQAGARIARMVVPGKVTEPKTLFWELPLAVAVPKGRRADLVDKLNGGIAAIRADGTWQKINDAYLAQ